The Glycine soja cultivar W05 chromosome 15, ASM419377v2, whole genome shotgun sequence region CAACTTGAGAGAGAGTGTTAGAATCCATTAACTGAAGGGATTAGctatgatttgaatttaaattataattgatcTAAATCCCTgtatattttctccttttttatttgtgattttattttgatattttgtacTAATAATCATGGAAAAATGATAGAAAGGATTATGTATTTATTCATTGTCTCATATTAATGAAAACTACCAAATACCATTTTCTTAATACTTAAACTTTCATTTGTCAGTGGAGATCCAATTGCATGTGGGTGTTAGACCTTTGAATctattgatttaaaattttgatttggaaTTTGGGAGTGAgggtttgaaatatttttttaagaaaaattaaaagaatgcaTGTTTCATGAGTTAACTGTGTTGAATTTGATGAAGTAAACACATAATTTTTCAATTGATATCTCTACTTTAGTGCGGGTCTATCATGATGAATTTTGATGAAAACATGGGTGTAGAAATAGAAAGGCtttcaacattatttttttataaaaaaatattgagatatATTACCTTTAATAATTACTTTTCATTTATATCTCTTTTCTTATctataatatttatatctttttagtatttatatCACTTTGTTGCATTTGGAAATGCTTTCTCATTTTTCTTAAGACTACATCACAATAGTTTTAAAGTTAGAAAACAACAAATCATGGGGTGTCATCTGTTTTTGGCAACTATACCTTCACTCACATACAGATTATGTGTCATCTGTTTTTGGCAACTATAGACAGTTAGCTCAAAGGTAACGAACTAAACTATACCTAGCAAAACGCTAACTTTCCACTGACCTACTACAAGTACAACAAACAAAACACCCAAAAACTAAACCACAGACACACATTAAGCAATGTTCATTTAATGCATTTTGCAAGACTAGACCTTATTCTAATTCCGGTTTTTCCCTGTCCATCTACTACCTTACCATATGGTCAGGGAAATAGAAAATCATGGGGTGATGAGCTACGATGGATCTGGATTGAAGGGTCATTAGCTCCGCTTCACCTGAAAGCTGCAAAGCTACCTACTCAGTGTAGATAAAgagagggcaaataaagaaaaaaaggttaaagTACACCAAAATTGGGATGAATTAGTGGGTGCCatagagaaataaagaaaaagaaaaataagatgaatgatgtaataaaaaaataaaaagaaaaatgaaataatctaAAGTGttcaaatataacaattttcaaAGATTAATGCTAGTAATACATTCTAACATATTTCTTTTAACAcagactttttttattttgattataatttattaaaaattataaaattaaaagagattCATTAATGATCTGTGAGACCCGCATAAAGTTAtgttttttcaataaacttgtgaataaaaatatgttgaaaAAAGTGTGTTAATATTGTTAACATTTTTCGAAATCCAAATAAATAAACCATGCGCAAAGAAGCTCCAGAAGTTGGACATAGGCCCAAGGAGCATGTATTGGCCCATTATAgtgaattttctaattaaagttTGGTGACACTTTCCCCCACTTCATTTTCTTCAGCTTCATTGCCATTGGAGTCTGGAGGGTTAATCTTTCAACTTTCACACATGAACAACAAAACTGACATTTCACCTTTTTGAAAGGCCTCTAAACTAACCAACCAACCTTCTTTGGTTGCTCTTTAAGAAAGTGAACATTTCTCTTCTTGCAAGAGTGATCCTGCTGTCTAAGAAGTGCAGCTAGCCATGGCTTCTTCCCTTTGATGAGAGATTTCACAACACAAAAATTAGTGAGAGAATTGAAATTTCCCACATAgcaaaattaatggaggttcaATCTCCTGCAGCAAAACGCCACTATGACATCACCATGTCAAGAAGAACAaggaaacaacaacaacaacaacgacaacaacaacaacaatttccAGTGCAAGGCAACGAGAAAACCAAATCAACAATGGATGATGATGAAGCAACACGAAAGGATGTTGATGTTCATGTCACAGTGGAAACAAAAACTACTCAAACTGTTTCTATTGCTGGTGAGGTGAAAGAGGGTGGTGAGAGTGACCACAAAAGCTTGAAGCAACTCATCATAGGAGATGATGATCACAAAGAAGCAAAGAAGggtagtagtaataataatagtaataataataatagtgatCATGAGAGAGGTGGCAAAGGAGGATCAAGGAACTCACTTGGTGAACACTTCACAGAGGAAGAGAAGCAGCATAATCTTCAGCTGGTTAGGATGCAACAGAATAAGGACAACCTCCAAGGCTTGAAGTTGAAGAAGTTGGTGCGTCGTTACGCCAAAGTTTTGGGGCATTTGATGAAGGCTAAGCGTGATCCTCATCTAGGTGGTGATGCTGGGAAAAAACCTGTTTTCAAGTTATCAGCCTAGCCAGGGAAAATTTTGGAGTTTTACTAGCTGGTGATTAATTTGGTTGGTTGATCTATAATTTCTATGTACTATTATGTGCTTATATTTTGGCCAACAAAATACCTTAGCTTTAATTTCTCGATTgatcttattttattcttatcatTTGTGTATCCTTATTCATGCATATGGCTTATATTATattagattttatatatatatatatatatatatatatatatatatcaattgtatcattcaaatatatgttcttaatatgATAGTTTCTAATACTAGTATCTTCTTGTCAATAATTTCATGCCTCTTTCTCCATTTTGTGGTATAACGACAAgggtaattaattagttttgaaTTCTTCTGTGGATTTTCCTTTACACATGCAAGAAGTAGTTTATGAGTTTATGCTGTCTATAATATGTGTATCTCTCCTTATAGAATGCGAAGCTGCCaagttttacataaaaaaaaaaaaaaacttttaactgTTAGAACGTTAAGGATGATTTGTTTTGGATGTGTTTTAATTTTCAGCTGCAAAGATCAACATTTAAGGTGAGAAAAGAACAATTTAGCAAGACAGAAAAATGGTGAGTAGAGATGGGCGAAACTCTCatgtttcattttcaaataaGGATAGACTAGGACCATGATATAGCAAAAGcaatgacctattttttttctttttggtgtgGAAGGTTTAtatcaaaatgaaatataagtctcttttcatcttttaattatAGCCAATGAGATCCTCGTTATAGATCTATTAAAGAAAAAAGccctcattctttttttttctcctttttctttttaatacttTTCTTATGGAAGGAAGTTCCCGAAATTTATTTACCCAGTAGTGCTTTCCTTTCAAGCTCTTAAGGTGCCAATTGCCACTACATACCTTTATTGCTCAAGTATTGTTTTTCAAAGTTTATCAAATTGGACAGCGTTTTTGTTTACATTTCGTGATTTGCAAGTTTATATGAATAGTGTGATGATGGGAACACAAGACTAGAGCCACAAGTGTTATATATATGCACAAAAAATAATTGAGTGGAAAAAAGAAAGTTTAGAAACTAAGACATTTTGATTAATGTTTCCAACCGACACTTCAAAATGGCCATTTGAGCTACCATCAATTTATAGCCTGGAGAAAGCTAATGCACGTATAAGTCATGCAACGAAAAGGACAGTTTGACGATTTTACATATTACTAATTAAGGGTAAAGCATTTTTTACTCTTgaaactttataattttttttatttaagttcctagaatttttaagtttgtttttagttttttttttcattcttatttttagttttttaattatatttttttcatccttacTTTTAATCTTTCTAAGGTACTAAAAGTAAAAACAGGAAAAAATTAAAGAGCTTAAAGTTAAgatgaaataaaagttaaaagattaaaaatcaataaaaaagtttcagaaactaaaaatataaattttgaaaattaaagtttaatgactaaaaattaataaacccttataattaatattttgtgtgatctttttatttttcatttaaatttgtttatatgCGAAGAAAATTGAGTCCCTTTATTGATGAATTCACAATCCATTGCCTTAATCTAGTTGACTACATCTGCCTCTcatatattgtaaaaattatagttcaatttctatccttttctatttcttttatgaaaggataaaataataaaaactggGAAGATAAAACTATTgagccttttttttcttctatgttaggataaaataataaaaacatgagaGGGAGAAGAGggaacattttctttttctttttacttttctttacaTTGCGGCACAGTCCTTGAATCCGTAAGACTATTGATCTTATAACATGATTTAATAGTTGGTTAATCTAACttggatttttaaattttgcattttataaaaatttatcaaatagagtaaatgtaaaaaaataatttaatttgttgggTAAGTTGATTCTATTTCTCATACATCAatattgatattaattattaagagTCAAACTTCTATACTTACATCACTTAATCCATGCAATTAATCGTGGAATCATTTAATTAATGTGatctttctatttatttatatatcatcaaaattcatataaattggacgtttttgtatattatttcgTAATGGatcatttgtttatatttttttatctataaaaaagcATATTATTcgtttgcagtaaaaaaaaattattcgttTAGATAACATAGTGTGGCAAAGTctctatcaatttttttaatttgcatagaattttataaacttaattcatttataaactTTCAATTCAACAGTTGATACTTGGTGTTAGTTtaatatcttaatatattaaGTCTTAGCAAATTTAGtccataaaaatatcattactatttttttatcaacaaatattagtattaattttatatcaatttgatttctttgttaTCACTTTTCAAATTGTTCatgtgtttttataattttttaaattaaatcatgattaaatattaatacaaatattatGAGAACATCGTTTTAAATGAATATAGCTTGAAAAGAGACAATATATAACTCAAATCCAATTTTATACAAATCTCACTACTTCAAAGTTTACTTTAAGCTTAAAAATGTGATGGATCGGCCTATATACCGTCTCTAACAAGAATGAAACACCTTATTGGTTAgactaaatagttttttttttactcagtTAGACAAAATAGTTAACCAACCAAAAAAGATttctagttaattttataagcCTTTCATAAACATTGCGAGCTGGCTGATAACATACTACTGGTTGCATGCCCCTTTTAAATTGGATTATCATAAACTCTTTTGAGGGCGACGTCTAAAGTGAAGAAGCAGCGCACCAAGTGttgatcattattttttttagattaattaagtttttattttctaattttttttcttaaatttgatttttagtctttaaataaaagtttgacCCGGTTAATGTCctgttttcaaattttgttttagtccttaaacaaaaatttgactAGTAAAAgtccttcatctttttttcattatgatttttagtctttaaacttttggaaaacttaatttttaatccctgaaatctcattaaataaataaaaataatggattcaaatttttgtttagagactaaaaattttaatgaaaaaagttgagaaaccttaaccaaataatttttgtttagagactaaaaattaaattttaaaaaaaattaagaattaaaaacttAGGtaaccctttttctttttatagtgAGATCTATGATTTCATCATCAACAAATCCATGGACAATAGCATACAAAAAATCACTTTGAACTCTTCTTTAACAAGAATATATCTCATAATTTAAGTTCATTGATTAAGTTGAAACAATCTCACGTAAGTTGATTTATACACTTAAtggtataatttttataatataacttttgttttaacaaattacaaaaactagtttttataaaatagttttttatacattataaaaaatattttcaataatgtaacaaattatcttacaaaaaataatattcataatatatatacaaaattacatTGCAAAAAAATtctgtaaaataatatttttataaaaaaaattaaaagaaattaagcgAACggtgagaaaaacaaaaagcagGTATAAATTGCATGGGCGTAAACTTAAATCTATATTACTAGTTGGGCTAGCTATATAGCCTTCACCCTTGTCTTCAACGGCACTTGTTATATCAACACaccttttttttaagtataatccccttttactttcttttttttaactcaaataaCTTAAATTACCTTATTTCAAACCCTCCTTTTCCCCTCACATGGACATACACTTCCCCCAATTCACACTTTCCATGGCAACAAAACAttcttcctctctttctttAGAATCTTTCATCTCTCTTTCACTCCATTTGTTACTCCAACTTGATATCTTACTTCagtctttctttcttcctcatTTTCTTGGTTTTACTCATTCAGTAGCTTTATTCTCTTGTcacaaattagaaaaaatgCTTACAAGGTTCGGATCTCCATGCATGATTTTCACATGTTGTATATTTTGGTTACAGATTCAAGAGATAAGGTATAGCTAGACAATTATAATGCTTTTTGTGAGTCACTTTGGTGAGATGATTGTCTTTTTGGATTTTTGAACATATGCAAaacgttttttttattaaattccaAAAAGTACTTTCAGGAAAAATTTGTCTAGAtttcttatttctaaaaaatacttttcaaaattcaaaaacttaaataatattccaaaatagtaatttttggaACCTAATATGTATATATCCTTCTATAGAAGTAACCTAATGTTTTCTAAAGAGAATGAGAGAAATCACATGCATACATGCAAACACAAGAGATTTAACGAGTTTTGGTAAGTCAAATGCACACCAACAACCTTCTCCTTAGCAGCTCTTCTTCCTTTAAATTATAAGAGATAGACAATTacaattataaacaaaatatgtagtgaggaaaaaaaaactctatcaAAGAACAAGCAGCAACCGTGACATTAAATTAGGTTTTAAGGAGTTTCCCTTACAAAACTATCCACTAAGTAAGAGATGATACTTATCTAGGTTTTTTATTGAACCTTTCCCTCTTATACATACATGTATAGCAAACCTAGATTTTAACATggttataattttcattttttatatgaacCATCTTAGAAGTAATATCATCAAAAGTCACTTTCTGTGGTGGagattaaactaaataattatgatttggTTTTAAACTCTGAATAATTATACAATCAACAATGatatccttttgtttttttaatgcagacaaataattaaaaaatagttgttcaaaaaaatcatttaaaaaaatgatagtaaaaaggaaaaaaaaaaaagaacgagcagttttaattaataaactgGTAGTATTTTAAAATTGCGTTGAATAGGATGAGTGACGTTATAAAAAGaggtaaacatttaaataaaaatgattggtgaaaaataatgttaaaatgtCTTTTATTAAAGGACCATGCCATAAAATGTCTTAAAACAGTATAACAtccaatatttatataattggcTAACTTTCGCTTGCTTTTAAAAGttagtaaattataattataaattttctaaaaatacaaaCAGGTGTAACATGTTaacttacttttaaaaaataagtaggtATAAGTCACAAgatgttaaaattaaagttaaattgTTGAAATAATACATGAGTTTAATTCttggtgaaaataatttttaactaaattttactTATCTTCTAATCAAATTCTATATCAACCAGAGTATGTTTAATGAACTAAAGGattaagacaaaaaacaaacccTCATCATAAAACTTTGATGGAaagctaattaaaaaatatttctgaaaaatatcattttccagGAAtgctattttcttaaaaaatgcataccaaatataaaaaactaaattttcaaACCTATCATTcctaaaaaatcaaaaactttTCTCCTACCATATGTCCCCTCAATGGGGTAACAACATAATATCTCACATCTcagaaattatataaatataaatagattATCTATTGCCTTctaaaaaacaataatgtcgAAAGAAATCTATCTCCCTACTAATCTGATTGATCATGTAGAACTTCAATTGGAAATAAAGTTACAACACATAATTCATAGTAACTATTTTCCATTTCAGATCGTCAACGAGAAGTTCACGAAACTGTGAATGTTACATTTTAATCAAATGTTTGTTATGTGAATGTTATGTACATTTGACGTAATAATATTTGttacaattaacaaaaattcaataaatatagaagaatatatatatatatacatataaactaTCAAGTGAATATTTTCAGTACTACTAGCTGCTTGAATTTTCCAATGGGTCAGAGCAGCTAAAATTTCTCCAAGTATGATATATCCCTTTACTTTTGTGTTAGAGAAAGGTGAATGATTATGTTAAATGACACCACTAGGCCAATAGTGGTGCCGTCATAGACTTTGAAGGATTGTGGAAATCCATGGTGCAAGTTACTACAACCCCAACTAGAGCACAAAATGCAGGAACAAGACCCAAACCAACCCTTGTAACTGAAAAGGGGAATTGGGTTGTTGCCTGGAGCTGTGGAGAGAGATCTACATTGATGATTTGAACAATATATGATTAGAAAAATGATGTTCAACTCCACTAtaagataaaagaaatttaagaaACTTACTTTGGTTTGACTGGAGAACATATAAAGCAATCCCACATGAAATTTTGTCCAAAAAGCTCAATGATCCAACAACAAATGCACAACCATTAAGGTTCCCTCCAATGAGAAAGTTTTGCATGCTTACTCCAGTCACCTATCATAAGAACCAATGAATATGtacatacaataaaaaaaaaaactaaataatagtAGTTTGAACTGTGACTGCTGGAATTTATGAaggatatatatttataatactaTGTTAGATAGGAGGGTTAAAAACTTAAACCAAGAAACCATCTCATAATTCTCTTATACTAATaaccaatttaaatttaaaattatttagaaatCAACATCAACCTGAAAAATGCCAACTTAACAGTGCATATGGTTCGAGGGAAGGGAATGGATTGTAATGGAGGGAAGGGGGAAAATTTGAGCACTTGTTTACTCTTTTTGACTCATGTTGTTATGTCTAATGAACaagtaaaatagttttacaaaTGTACACTAGTACAACTATGTCCAATATGTCATCAAAGAGAAATGGGCTTCAAAATGTGGAAAACATGATACATATATTTCTTTAACTTTTGTCAATTTAATGAGGTAAAGATCACATCATACCATCATGAGAGCATTTGCTATGCCAATGAATACTGATACTATGTACATGACATAACTCATATTTGTGGTTAAAAGAAGGATCACTGCACCACAAAAAATCCAAAGAATGCATCCAGCAGAGTAGTAGGCCTTAAGCATTCGGCCAGTCCATGCAATCTCCTACAAAGGTTAGATTAAGTTAACAGTGGAGAATCGAATATTGGCAAAGGAAATGTGACATAGAAAGATATCCATTAAGGATACTTATTTAATGAGGAAACCTGTAATGCTATAGACACAACGAAGCTGCAGATGTAAATGAGAGCAGGAACCTATGTCAAACATCGTCAGGCAGTGTAATCAGCAATGCCATTATTCAaacttcaaattatttaaagCTAAATGATCtacaatgaaattaaaatggaCAAAATTTGTAGAGTACCAAAGCTTTGGCTGATTGGGCCATTTGTAGGTCATTGATGACAAAGAAAGCAAGGTATGCCTGAAAAAGAAGCCATTTTGGTATCAAAATGTTCATATAACATATATACTATTGTtatgtttcattggaaattttcagtttctttttaattatgctCCTGAATGAGTGTCTTCCTCATGCACTATATCCAACATGTAGCATAACCTAAACATATCAAGCATCTCCTCTTACAAGATAAGGAACACaaataagcaagaaaaaaaCAGTGTGCTAACCTGTGAAATGTTGAGAACCAATCTTGTGAGAACATAAACAAGAGCAACCTGATAATACAGAATTCTCTTGAACCAGTAATCCCATGAAATCCTTGCATGAACCATTCCATGTACACCCAACTTCAATctatgaagaaaacaaaagaaaatcgcTCAATTCTAATAGTAGCTAAACTGCTCAAGCAACCTATTTTACAAGAGTTTCAAGAGGGATATAATTGACTTGCATCAATATGATGATAACATGCTTTGTTTGGTTGAAGCTATACACAATTATAAGCTTGCTCTCATACCAagtctacatttttttttttaaatttctttacaagctaaacatcaatatttttaatattttcacttTATCTAGCTTCAAAGGGGTTATTCAAGCATTGTTTTTCCTCATATTTACAACTGAGGCATATAGCATCTTGATATTGCAAATAATCTGTACAATAACATCTTTCCAGACATACAGTATGTCTACTATTGTCTGTGAACAGCAAAAGGCTTAATCCATGAATAATAGCAGCAGTAAGCCAAGAAGCACACCTGGGCTCTTTAGTTGCAAGAAGAAATACGCCCACAAAGCAGCATCcaataaaaattgagaaatatGCAATCCAGCGGTACTGCTCATTTGGAGGAGTAACAAAGTGATTATGCTTGACAGCAGCTGATTAAAGATGGATCCAAATAATTGCTATCAAACATACCTGATTTTCGACATCGTCATGTGTTTTTCCATTGATGACACTGAATACTATCAATGCAACTGCATACAGGCTCAGGTTCGCAACCTTCAAAGATGATTAGTTGTATACATtagtaattcatgttaacatAGTGGTAGATTTATATGGAAATTTCACTAGAACTTACCATGGTAAAAGCATTGCGACAGCTAGCCAGTGCCACTCTGCTTGTAGAGTTCAGTGTGATGCAACTCACCATGGACCTTCAAAAGAGCAATCAAAGCAGACACTAATGAACATAAAGTTAAACTGAAGGGTTaggaacctttttctttttcattttattattcttctATACATGTAAAGTGTCACATTACAAAGTTTACTGGTGTTACTTGGTTTATAAATGAATATTGCCTATCATTTCTAGACTCGGTTACTGGTAATTACAACTAGCAGCTAAAGATGAAATAACAAAATCATGCATCATTGTTACAATATTCCAGCAGCATCACCAAGAAAACCACATACCAGTCATCATCCTTTCATGTGAATGGATTTCTTAACAAAATTATGGCTTATCCCAATATAGATATCACATAACTACCAAAAAGTCAATGATGTTGAGATACTTCAAATTTATAGTTTAACCTACCAAGGGCACACGTTGGAATATCATTTTATAGGTGACCAAACTATCCAACCACTTCTATTTTGACGTTCAaacttttagttttaattttcagCATCAAATGGAAAAGATTAATTAGAGGAAATTATTACATGTGAGAAACCTGAGTAGCAGCCCAGCCCAAATTGAAGATTGCTGCAAACACGCTGTAACTCACAGTTTCGAAAGTACATGAATTGGAACTAAACAGTTTGCATGGTAAACAACCACCAAAAACTGACGAAAATGAAATTGCGACCAATAAAGATCCAGCACCATGCCATATCTTGAA contains the following coding sequences:
- the LOC114387501 gene encoding serum response factor homolog A-like, which translates into the protein MEVQSPAAKRHYDITMSRRTRKQQQQQRQQQQQFPVQGNEKTKSTMDDDEATRKDVDVHVTVETKTTQTVSIAGEVKEGGESDHKSLKQLIIGDDDHKEAKKGSSNNNSNNNNSDHERGGKGGSRNSLGEHFTEEEKQHNLQLVRMQQNKDNLQGLKLKKLVRRYAKVLGHLMKAKRDPHLGGDAGKKPVFKLSA
- the LOC114388524 gene encoding major facilitator superfamily domain-containing protein 12-like isoform X1, encoding MGTIVEADDTYTKILGRWPVFYYGMGHMLNDITAACWFTYLLLFLTDIGLSPRNAAAVMLSGQVADGFATILVGELIDRFGHFKIWHGAGSLLVAISFSSVFGGCLPCKLFSSNSCTFETVSYSVFAAIFNLGWAATQVSHMSMVSCITLNSTSRVALASCRNAFTMVANLSLYAVALIVFSVINGKTHDDVENQYRWIAYFSIFIGCCFVGVFLLATKEPRLKLGVHGMVHARISWDYWFKRILYYQVALVYVLTRLVLNISQAYLAFFVINDLQMAQSAKALVPALIYICSFVVSIALQEIAWTGRMLKAYYSAGCILWIFCGAVILLLTTNMSYVMYIVSVFIGIANALMMVTGVSMQNFLIGGNLNGCAFVVGSLSFLDKISCGIALYVLQSNQNLSPQLQATTQFPFSVTRVGLGLVPAFCALVGVVVTCTMDFHNPSKSMTAPLLA
- the LOC114388524 gene encoding major facilitator superfamily domain-containing protein 12-like isoform X2, with amino-acid sequence MLSGQVADGFATILVGELIDRFGHFKIWHGAGSLLVAISFSSVFGGCLPCKLFSSNSCTFETVSYSVFAAIFNLGWAATQVSHMSMVSCITLNSTSRVALASCRNAFTMVANLSLYAVALIVFSVINGKTHDDVENQYRWIAYFSIFIGCCFVGVFLLATKEPRLKLGVHGMVHARISWDYWFKRILYYQVALVYVLTRLVLNISQAYLAFFVINDLQMAQSAKALVPALIYICSFVVSIALQEIAWTGRMLKAYYSAGCILWIFCGAVILLLTTNMSYVMYIVSVFIGIANALMMVTGVSMQNFLIGGNLNGCAFVVGSLSFLDKISCGIALYVLQSNQNLSPQLQATTQFPFSVTRVGLGLVPAFCALVGVVVTCTMDFHNPSKSMTAPLLA